From Anopheles funestus chromosome 3RL, idAnoFuneDA-416_04, whole genome shotgun sequence, a single genomic window includes:
- the LOC125769068 gene encoding probable protein phosphatase CG10417, producing MGAYLSEPLTVKDSSDEANESLAFGSSSMQGWRISQEDAHNCILNFDEKSAFFAVYDGHGGAEVARYCSLHLPAFLKTVEAYAQNDFEKALKDAFLGLDAMLLKEKVIEELKLLSNKTNDEEEADEEEEEEEDDNVEDLCKEAVMPLNEVLQKYRKDTKPVDGANQRVVALKEGNCSKPISPYLKGKRRAGSADPAAGSSEKRPPVPVEADAGSDAEADPAGAAAVAEEEESKPVLPKAENTVPDAADSTVSSSSNKTVERVKETTPQPEPSSSSSSTVKVSPGKGETADAAGSSATRKAEQSNEISDTAGNVAVKVKATDEKVAPVPSASGKDNCAPDSSSSDGSKELGNKLNGDVGKVGSSGAVSSSSSSSSSGSAGQENGVAGSGSCDSGGNVGGSNSVSPAAAKVHSSSAAAKPSPKNGPLAADVSMSMDDTDDDDDSDSDEEFPHAGEPADDTSTTDEGEEDAYGEEGSAEEEEEEPDEYADLGDYINEEDAEFMKAITDEPGKDSGCTAVVALLHGKELYVANAGDSRCVVCRNGKAQDMSFDHKPEDKIEFERIDKAGGRVTLDGRVNGGLNLSRAIGDHGYKMNKSLPPEEQMISALPDIEKITIGPEDDFMVLACDGIWNFLTSEQVVQFVQERINKPGMKLSKICEELFDHCLAPHTRGDGTGCDNMTAIIVQFKPNFTGGASRKRTATSAMAGSVDESDADAVSSATKKVKTDATNAAGDDASSTTETTDGSNGVSAGKDANATEETEAAAAVASIADDVMAVDVATSEAASSST from the exons ATGGGCGCCTACCTTTCCGAACCACTGACGGTGAAGGATTCGAGCGACGAGGCCAACGAATCCTTGGCATTCGGTTCCAGCTCCATGCAGGGCTGGCGAATCAGTCAGGAG GATGCACACAACTGCATACTGAATTTCGATGAGAAAAGCGCATTCTTCGCGGTGTACGATGGGCACGGTGGTGCCGAGGTGGCCCGATACTGCAGCCTGCATCTGCCCGCCTTTTTGAAAACAGTCGAAGCGTACGCACAGAACGACTTCGAGAAAGCGCTGAAGGATGCGTTCCTCGGGCTGGATGCGATGCTGCTGAAGGAGAAGGTTATCGAGGAGTTGAAGCTCCTGTCGAACAAAACGAACGACGAGGAAGAGGCGgacgaggaagaggaagaggaggaagatgaCAATGTGGAGGATTTGTGCAAGGAAGCGGTAATGCCTCTGAACGAGGTGCTACAAAAGTATCGCAAAGACACGAAACCGGTCGACGGGGCGAATCAGCGGGTGGTTGCACTCAAGGAGGGCAACTGCTCCAAACCGATATCGCCCTATCTGAAGGGTAAACGGCGTGCTGGTTCAGCCGATCCGGCAGCAGGATCCAGCGAGAAACGGCCGCCCGTGCCGGTGGAAGCTGATGCCGGTTCCGATGCGGAAGCGGATCCAGccggagcagcagcagtagcggaGGAGGAAGAAAGTAAGCCGGTCCTGCCGAAGGCAGAGAACACCGTTCCAGATGCGGCTGATTCGACTGTCAGTAGCTCGAGCAACAAAACGGTGGAACGTGTAAAAGAAACCACACCACAGCCGGAACCAtcttcatcgtcatcgtccacTGTGAAGGTTTCACCGGGTAAGGGTGAGACGGCGGATGCTGCCGGTAGCAGTGCAACCAGAAAAGCGGAGCAAAGCAACGAAATCAGCGATACGGCTGGCAATGTTGCGGTGAAGGTAAAAGCAACAGATGAGAAGGTGGCACCGGTCCCAAGCGCATCTGGCAAGGACAACTGTGCCCCGGACAGTTCATCGTCGGATGGGAGTAAGGAGCTGGGAAACAAACTGAACGGTGACGTTGGTAAGGTGGGCTCGTCCGGTGCCGTAtcctcctcatcatcatcgtcgtcgtccggATCGGCAGGTCAGGAGAACGGTGTTGCTGGATCGGGTAGCTGTGACAGTGGTGGTAATGTTGGTGGCTCGAACAGTGTATCGCCAGCTGCCGCTAAGGTACACAGTAGTTCGGCTGCCGCAAAACCATCACCGAAAAATGGACCATTGGCGGCCGATGTTTCGATGAGCATGGATGACacggacgatgatgatgacagtGATTCCGATGAAGAGTTTCCCCATGCTGGTGAACCGGCTGACGATACTTCCACCACGGACGAAGGCGAAGAAGATGCGTATGG TGAGGAGGGTAGCGccgaggaagaggaggaagaacCGGATGAGTACGCCGACTTGGGTGATTACATCAATGAGGAGGACGCAGAGTTCATGAAAGCCATCACCGATGAACCGGGAAAGGATAGTGGATGTACGGCGGTGGTGGCATTGCTGCACGGAAAGGAACTTTACGTTGCCAATGCTG GAGATTCCCGGTGTGTCGTTTGCCGAAACGGGAAGGCACAGGATATGAGCTTCGATCACAAGCCGGAAGATAAGATTGAGTTCGAGCGGATAGATAAGGCTGGCGGACGTGTAACGCTTGACGGTCGAGTCAATGGAGGGTTGAATCTTTCGCGAGCAATCGGTGACCATGGTTACAAAATG AACAAATCGCTCCCACCTGAAGAACAGATGATATCGGCACTGCCGGACATTGAAAAGATCACCATTGGTCCGGAAGATGATTTCATGGTGCTGGCGTGTGATGGCATCTGGAACTTTTTAACTAGCGAACAGGTCGTACAGTTCGTACAGGAACGAATCAACAAACCAGGCATGAAGCTGTCAAAAATTTGCGAAGAG cttttCGATCATTGCCTAGCACCACACACGCGAGGGGATGGTACGGGTTGCGACAACATGACAGCCATAATCGTTCAATTTAAGCCGAACTTTACCGGTGGAGCATCGCGGAAACGTACCGCAACGAGCGCAATGGCCGGTTCCGTCGATGAGAGCGATGCGGACGCGGTTTCGTCCGCCacgaaaaaggtaaaaacCGATGCGACGAATGCCGCGGGCGATGATGCTTCGTCGACGACGGAAACGACAGACGGCAGCAATGGAGTGTCCGCCGGCAAGGATGCAAACGCAACGGAAGAAACAGAAGCAGCCGCGGCTGTCGCTTCGATCGCGGATGACGTCATGGCCGTAGATGTGGCCACCTCGGAAGCTGCTTCATCTTCGACGTGA
- the LOC125769086 gene encoding intraflagellar transport protein 20 homolog has protein sequence MSEEFGKSGLYIDDLYTLRVIDPEVANETNELKDECERFTEKLTDFRRIIDQFANIVEVFAAEVDQEKMRAVGVQNMLKTFSKQRESEQQQIQSEIIEKMVELDKLKIEYQYLQRIESEQQEMIDNFYQNQ, from the exons ATGAGTGAAGAATTCGGTAAATCCGGTCTGTACATCGACGATCTGTACACGCTACGTGTGATCGACCCGGAAGTAGCAAACGAAACCAACGAGCTGAAAGATGAGTGTGAAAGGTTTACCGAGA aaCTTACCGATTTTCGTCGTATCATTGACCAGTTCGCGAACATTGTCGAGGTGTTTGCGGCCGAGGTGGATCAGGAAAAGATGCGTGCGGTCGGTGTGCAGAACATGCTGAAAACCTTCTCCAAACAGCGTGAATCGGAACAGCAACAGATACAG AGTGAAATAATCGAGAAAATGGTAGAGCTGGATAAGCTGAAGATAGAATATCAATATCTGCAACGCATCGAATCGGAGCAACAGGAAATGATCGATAATTTCTACCAAAATCAATAG
- the LOC125769077 gene encoding BTB/POZ domain-containing adapter for CUL3-mediated RhoA degradation protein 3, whose translation MSGDQKTLIKGNPSQYVKLNIGGCLHYTTIGTLCKQDTMLRAMFSGRLEVLTDSEGWILIDRCGTHFGTILNFLRDGSVALPETTKGIAELLAESKYYCIEELIEACEKVLAKKERESEPICRVPLITSQKEEQYLISTATKPVVKLLINRHNNKYSYTNTSDDNLLKNIELFDKLSLRFSGRVFFIKDVIGSSEICCWSFYGNGKKVAEVCCTSIVYATDKKHTKVEFPEARIFEETLNILLYENKNAPDQELMQATSLRGAVGGISSYTSDEEEERTGLARLRSNKQNNPT comes from the exons ATGTCGGGTGATCAAAAAACCCTCATCAAGGGCAATCCATCACAGTATGTTAAGCTAAACATTGGTGGTTGCTTGCATTACACTACGATCGGAACACTTTGCAAGCAGGACACAATGCTCCGGGCGATGTTTAGCGGACGGCTAGAGGTGCTTACGGATTCGGAAG GTTGGATCTTGATCGATCGATGTGGTACACATTTTGGTACGATACTGAACTTTCTACGGGACGGTAGCGTAGCACTACCAGAAACAACCAAAGGTATCGCGGAACTGCTAGCCGAATCCAAATACTACTGCATCGAGGAACTGATCGAGGCGTGCGAGAAGGTACTCGCTAAGAAGGAACGAGAATCGGAACCAATCTGCCGGGTGCCCTTGATAACATCGCAAAAAGAGGAACAGTACCTGATCAGTACGGCCACCAAACCGGTGGTAAAGTTGCTGATCAATCGCCACAACAATAAGTACTCATATACGAACACATCGGATGATAATTTGCTGAAAAATATTGAACTATTCGATAAGCTGTCCCTGCGCTTCAGTGGGCGTGTGTTCTTCATCAAGGATGTGATCGGTTCGAGCGAAATCTGCTGCTGGTCATTTTATGGTAACGGCAAAAAGGTAGCGGAAGTATGCTGCACCTCGATCGTATACGCCACCGATAAGAAGCACACGAAGGTAGAATTTCCGGAGGCACGTATTTTCGAGGAAACGCTAAACATACTGCTGTACGAGAACAAAAATGCTCCCGATCAGGAGCTCATGCAGGCGACATCGCTGCGCGGTGCGGTTGGCGGTATCAGTTCGTACACGAGCGACGAGGAGGAAGAGAGGACCGGTTTGGCTAGGTTACGctcaaacaaacagaacaacCCTACATGA
- the LOC125769082 gene encoding dynein regulatory complex protein 8 isoform X2 has protein sequence MTDFEYSDINPANELEKRIADAFLIFDHHGNKTVDVREIGTILRFLGCVPTEADVNEVISATEFEDSNGTVHLSKFLPYVSQLVAEHKMEPAPPEKLLKAFRVLDQEGKGFVDKEYMTKLITEEGEPFTVEELEEMMAVAVDMATDKIAYELYLNQLLVRHLSLLKQSSFNSTLSFGN, from the exons ATGACTGATTTTGAATACTCTG ACATCAATCCGGCTAATGAGCTGGAGAAAAGGATTGCCGACGCGTTTCTGATTTTCGACCATCatggaaataaaacagtaGACGTGCGTGAAATTGGAACCATCTTGCGCTTCTTAG GATGTGTCCCCACGGAGGCAGACGTAAACGAAGTCATCTCGGCAACAGAATTTGAAGATTCCAATGGCACAGTGCATCTGTCTAAATTTCTACCATACGTTAGCCAGTTGGTTGCGGAGCATAA AATGGAACCAGCACCACCGGAAAAGCTGCTCAAAGCATTCCGTGTGTTGGATCAAGAAGGAAAAGGATTCGTCGATAAGGAGTACATGACGAAATTGATCACCGAGGAAGGTGAACCGTTCACAGTGGAGGAGCTGGAAGAAATGATGGCAGTTGCAGTTGACATGGCAACGGATAAAATTGCGTACGAACTGTATCTGAACCAATTGCTGGTAAGACATCTTTCGTTGCTTAAACAATCTTCCTTTAATTCTACTTTATCCTTTGGGAACTAG
- the LOC125769082 gene encoding dynein regulatory complex protein 8 isoform X3 → MTDFEYSDINPANELEKRIADAFLIFDHHGNKTVDVREIGTILRFLGCVPTEADVNEVISATEFEDSNGTVHLSKFLPYVSQLVAEHKMEPAPPEKLLKAFRVLDQEGKGFVDKEYMTKLITEEGEPFTVEELEEMMAVAVDMATDKIAYELYLNQLLVDF, encoded by the exons ATGACTGATTTTGAATACTCTG ACATCAATCCGGCTAATGAGCTGGAGAAAAGGATTGCCGACGCGTTTCTGATTTTCGACCATCatggaaataaaacagtaGACGTGCGTGAAATTGGAACCATCTTGCGCTTCTTAG GATGTGTCCCCACGGAGGCAGACGTAAACGAAGTCATCTCGGCAACAGAATTTGAAGATTCCAATGGCACAGTGCATCTGTCTAAATTTCTACCATACGTTAGCCAGTTGGTTGCGGAGCATAA AATGGAACCAGCACCACCGGAAAAGCTGCTCAAAGCATTCCGTGTGTTGGATCAAGAAGGAAAAGGATTCGTCGATAAGGAGTACATGACGAAATTGATCACCGAGGAAGGTGAACCGTTCACAGTGGAGGAGCTGGAAGAAATGATGGCAGTTGCAGTTGACATGGCAACGGATAAAATTGCGTACGAACTGTATCTGAACCAATTGCTG GTTGACTTCTGA
- the LOC125769082 gene encoding dynein regulatory complex protein 8 isoform X1: protein MTDFEYSDINPANELEKRIADAFLIFDHHGNKTVDVREIGTILRFLGCVPTEADVNEVISATEFEDSNGTVHLSKFLPYVSQLVAEHKMEPAPPEKLLKAFRVLDQEGKGFVDKEYMTKLITEEGEPFTVEELEEMMAVAVDMATDKIAYELYLNQLLHEPHDSIHALADALLNRNNR, encoded by the exons ATGACTGATTTTGAATACTCTG ACATCAATCCGGCTAATGAGCTGGAGAAAAGGATTGCCGACGCGTTTCTGATTTTCGACCATCatggaaataaaacagtaGACGTGCGTGAAATTGGAACCATCTTGCGCTTCTTAG GATGTGTCCCCACGGAGGCAGACGTAAACGAAGTCATCTCGGCAACAGAATTTGAAGATTCCAATGGCACAGTGCATCTGTCTAAATTTCTACCATACGTTAGCCAGTTGGTTGCGGAGCATAA AATGGAACCAGCACCACCGGAAAAGCTGCTCAAAGCATTCCGTGTGTTGGATCAAGAAGGAAAAGGATTCGTCGATAAGGAGTACATGACGAAATTGATCACCGAGGAAGGTGAACCGTTCACAGTGGAGGAGCTGGAAGAAATGATGGCAGTTGCAGTTGACATGGCAACGGATAAAATTGCGTACGAACTGTATCTGAACCAATTGCTG CACGAACCACACGATTCTATTCATGCACTTGCCGATGCGCTGCTTAATCGAAACAATCGCTGA
- the LOC125769072 gene encoding INO80 complex subunit B, whose translation MGKRKDNNTEKDGGAPPESSHKKHKKHKMHKKARVQAEPTYELVEEQQALDETMEVVEEIEYMEADPEPEIVSEVETDIQTTFDASVSQMELLNDSQLSQQQKALSPGKSLAAMNKAQKKGRKRGRDSGTSSEEERWLDAIESGKLEEVDDELKKIKPKDPKLMTARQRAMYERGSDKEPAPGSELLMSLPTGYKEKVMTEEAIQKAQLKSQKRKQMADEKREKDKKKTMERLLKKQDSKSVKAIKNRPIKEKVPMITYVNSIEGATISLPPEIDFPLAKQAPRDPPKPTLCAIPSCNNIKRYNCSRTNIPLCSFKCYKANVESIKKIIC comes from the exons ATGggtaaaagaaaagataataaTACGGAAAAAGATG GTGGCGCTCCGCCGGAATCATcccacaagaagcacaaaaaacacaagatgCACAAAAAGGCTCGTGTCCAGGCGGAACCAACATACGAGCTGGTGGAAGAACAGCAGGCCCTCGACGAAACCATGGAAGTGGTCGAAGAAATAGAGTATATGGAAGCGGACCCAGAGCCGGAAATAGTGTCGGAGGTTGAAACAGATATACAAACCACGTTCGACGCTAGCGTTTCACAGATGGAACTGCTGAATGATTCACAACTGTCCCAGCAACAAAAGGCACTGTCGCCCGGAAAATCGCTTGCTGCAATGAACAAAGCACAGAAAAAAGGGCGCAAAAGAGGACGCGACAGTGGAACGTCTAGCGAAGAAGAACGCTGGCTCGATGCGATTGAATCCGGCAAGCTGGAAGAGGTGGATGATGagttgaagaaaattaaaccgAAAGATCCCAAGCTAATGACAGCCCGTCAGCGTGCGATGTACGAGCGTGGCTCGGATAAAGAGCCAGCGCCTGGTTCGGAGCTTCTAATGTCGTTACCAACCGGCTACAAGGAAAAGGTTATGACGGAGGAAGCGATACAAAAGGCTCAGCTAAAGTCACAAAAGCGCAAACAAATGGCAGACGAGAAGCGGGAAAAGGACAAGAAGAAAACTATGGAACGGTTGCTGAAAAAGCAAGACTCTAAATCAGTGAAAGCGATAAAGAACCGTCCGATTAAGGAGAAGGTACCGATGATTACGTACGTTAACAGTATCGAAGGGGCAACGATTTCTTTACCACCGGAAATAGATTTTCCTTTGGCAAAACAAGCACCCCGAGACCCACCGAAACCTACACTGTGCGCTATCCCTAGCTGCAACAACATCAAACGGTACAACTGTTCGAGAACGAACATTCCGTTGTGTAGTTTCAAGTGCTACAAAGCCAATGTGGAATCAATAAAGAAAATCATCTGCTGA
- the LOC125769069 gene encoding uncharacterized protein LOC125769069 isoform X1, whose product MAIDWRNRVNILSLGMLLVVALAVEGVRVQQHTSRRFKDESFGHDQTPASSWWSSHLTEPPSKNFYQATHGLLQTHPSVPSLKPVAGPSALPLSSGSRKAPTVSSAALNSGFPSIANPNPRSPFRHLDFSTSATAELRRNPSLSAPDECARACREGEPPRICYYHFTVEYYTVLGAACQVCTPNATNTVWSHCQCVLADGVERGILTVNRMIPGPSIQVCENDRVVIDVENHMEGMELTIHWHGIWQRGTQYYDGVPFVTQCPIQQGNTFRYQWTGNAGTHFWHAHTGLQKLDGLYGSIVVRQPPSRDPNSHLYDFDLTTHIMLVSDWLHEDAAERYPGRLAVNTGQDPESLLINGKGQFRDPNTGFMTNTPLEIFTITPGRRYRFRMINAFASVCPAQVTIEGHALTVIATDGEPVHPVQVNTIISFSGERYDFVITADQPVGAYWIQLRGLGECGIKRAQQLAILRYARGPYQPASPPPTYDVGLPQGVVLNPLDAVCNVPRPDAVCVSNLRNAKKADKAVLSERPDVKIFLPFRFYFYRVEELFTPNTYNKFLVAPGGDHLISLIDEISYVSPPSPMLSQINDIPPEQFCNGDNRPPDCGPNCMCTHKVDIPLNAIVEVVLVDEVQQENLSHPFHLHGHAFHVIGMGRSPDSTVKKINLRHTLDLDRRGLLNRQFNLPPLKDTIAVPNNGYVVLRFRADNPGYWLFHCHFQFHIVIGMNLVVHIGTHADLPPVPPNFPRCGNHIPPIKFN is encoded by the exons ATGAATCCTTCGGACACGATCAGACACCGGCCTCATCATGGTGGAGTTCACACCTGACGGAGCCACCGAGCAAGAACTTTTACCAGGCGACACATGGTCTGCTGCAAACGCACCCATCCGTGCCGAGCCTGAAACCGGTCGCGGGCCCATCCGCACTGCCCTTGAGCAGCGGTTCCCGCAAGGCGCCGACCGTATCGTCGGCTGCCCTTAACAGTGGCTTTCCGTCCATTGCCAACCCGAACCCACGGTCGCCGTTTCGTCATCTGGACTTTAGCACCAGTGCGACGGCCGAACTACGGCGCAACCCCAGTCTCTCGGCCCCGGACGAGTGTGCGCGTGCCTGTCGTGAGGGAGAACCACCAAGGATTTGCTACTACCACTTCACCGTTGAGTACTACACCGTACTTGGAGC aGCCTGCCAGGTTTGCACACCGAACGCTACCAACACCGTCTGGAGCCACTGTCAGTGCGTTCTGGCCGATGGTGTCGAGCGTGGTATCCTCACCGTGAACCGTATGATCCCCGGACCGTCCATCCAGGTGTGCGAGAACGATCGCGTTGTGATCGACGTCGAGAACCACATGGAGGGTATGGAGTTGACGATTCACTGGCACGGTATCTGGCAGCGTGGCACACAGTACTACGACGGTGTACCATTCGTCACACAGTGTCCGATTCAGCAGGGCAACACCTTCCG TTACCAATGGACAGGAAATGCGGGAACACACTTCTGGCATGCACATACCGGTCTGCAGAAGCTGGACGGTCTGTACGGCAGCATCGTCGTACGTCAGCCACCATCGCGCGATCCCAACTCACATCTGTACGATTTCGATCTGACCACGCACATTATGCTGGTAAGCGACTGGCTGCACGAGGACGCCGCTGAGCGTTATCCGGGTCGTCTGGCTGTTAACACCGGTCAGGATCCTGAGTCGCTGCTGATCAACGGTAAGGGTCAGTTCCGTGATCCGAACACCGGCTTCATGACGAACACGCCGCTGGAAATCTTCACCATCACGCCCGGACGTCGGTATCGGTTCCGCATGATCAACGCCTTTGCCTCCGTCTGTCCGGCCCAGGTTACCATCGAGGGACACGCACTCACGGTCATCGCTACCGACGGTGAGCCGGTACATCCGGTGCAAGTTAACACCATTATCTCGTTCTCAG GAGAACGTTACGATTTCGTCATCACCGCAGACCAACCGGTCGGTGCGTACTGGATCCAGCTGAGAGGACTCGGCGAATGCGGTATCAAGCGTGCACAGCAGCTGGCCATCCTTCGGTATGCCCGTGGACCGTACCAACCAGCCTCACCGCCACCAACGTACGATGTCGGTCTTCCGCAGGGCGTT GTCCTGAACCCGCTCGATGCGGTCTGCAACGTACCACGGCCGGATGCGGTGTGCGTGAGCAATCTGCGTAATGCGAAGAAAGCCGACAAGGCAGTATTATCCGAGCGGCCCGATGTTAAGATTTTCCTCCCATTCCGGTTTTACTTCTATCGCGTCGAGGAACTGTTCACACCGAACACGTACAATAAATTTTTGG TTGCACCCGGTGGAGATCATTTAATTTCGCTCATCGATGAAATCTCGTACGTTTCACCACCGTCCCCGATGCTGTCGCAGATCAATGACATTCCACCGGAACAATTCTGTAACGGTGATAATCGTCCACCAGACTGTGGTCCGAACTGTATGTGCACGCACAAGGTTGACATCCCGCTCAATGCCATCGTGGAGGTAGTGCTCGTAGATGAAG TACAACAAGAAAACCTGAGCCATCCGTTCCATCTGCACGGTCACGCATTCCACGTGATCGGTATGGGCCGTTCGCCGGACAGTACGGTGAAGAAGATCAATCTGCGCCACACGCTCGATCTCGATCGACGAGGTTTGCTGAATCGACAGTTCAATTTGCCACCGCTCAAAGACACGATCGCTGTCCCGAACAATGGTTACGTCGTGTTACGATTCCGGGCAGATAATCCCG GATACTGGCTATTCCATTGTCATTTCCAGTTCCACATAGTGATCGGTATGAATCTGGTGGTGCACATCGGTACCCATGCCGATCTACCACCAGTGCCACCGAACTTCCCACGATGTGGCAACCACATACCTCCTATAAAGTTTAACTAG
- the LOC125769069 gene encoding uncharacterized protein LOC125769069 isoform X2: MAIDWRNRVNILSLGMLLVVALAVEGVRVQQHTSRRFKDESFGHDQTPASSWWSSHLTEPPSKNFYQATHGLLQTHPSVPSLKPVAGPSALPLSSGSRKAPTVSSAALNSGFPSIANPNPRSPFRHLDFSTSATAELRRNPSLSAPDECARACREGEPPRICYYHFTVEYYTVLGAACQVCTPNATNTVWSHCQCVLADGVERGILTVNRMIPGPSIQVCENDRVVIDVENHMEGMELTIHWHGIWQRGTQYYDGVPFVTQCPIQQGNTFRYQWTGNAGTHFWHAHTGLQKLDGLYGSIVVRQPPSRDPNSHLYDFDLTTHIMLVSDWLHEDAAERYPGRLAVNTGQDPESLLINGKGQFRDPNTGFMTNTPLEIFTITPGRRYRFRMINAFASVCPAQVTIEGHALTVIATDGEPVHPVQVNTIISFSGERYDFVITADQPVGAYWIQLRGLGECGIKRAQQLAILRYARGPYQPASPPPTYDVGLPQGVVMNPLDAQCNVQRDDAICVSQLKNAKEIDRALLQEKPDVKIFLPFRFYLYRPEELFQPNTYNRFLVAPTGDHVISLIDEISYLSAPAPLLSQFDDINPEQFCNGDNRPADCGANCMCTHKVDIPLNAIVEVVLVDEVQQPNLSHPFHLHGYAYNVIGIGRSPDSNVKKINLKHALDLDRRGLLHRQYNLPPLKDTIAVPNNGYVVLRFRADNPGFWLFHCHFLFHIVIGMNLILQVGTLADLPPVPPNFPTCGDHLPPIN, from the exons ATGAATCCTTCGGACACGATCAGACACCGGCCTCATCATGGTGGAGTTCACACCTGACGGAGCCACCGAGCAAGAACTTTTACCAGGCGACACATGGTCTGCTGCAAACGCACCCATCCGTGCCGAGCCTGAAACCGGTCGCGGGCCCATCCGCACTGCCCTTGAGCAGCGGTTCCCGCAAGGCGCCGACCGTATCGTCGGCTGCCCTTAACAGTGGCTTTCCGTCCATTGCCAACCCGAACCCACGGTCGCCGTTTCGTCATCTGGACTTTAGCACCAGTGCGACGGCCGAACTACGGCGCAACCCCAGTCTCTCGGCCCCGGACGAGTGTGCGCGTGCCTGTCGTGAGGGAGAACCACCAAGGATTTGCTACTACCACTTCACCGTTGAGTACTACACCGTACTTGGAGC aGCCTGCCAGGTTTGCACACCGAACGCTACCAACACCGTCTGGAGCCACTGTCAGTGCGTTCTGGCCGATGGTGTCGAGCGTGGTATCCTCACCGTGAACCGTATGATCCCCGGACCGTCCATCCAGGTGTGCGAGAACGATCGCGTTGTGATCGACGTCGAGAACCACATGGAGGGTATGGAGTTGACGATTCACTGGCACGGTATCTGGCAGCGTGGCACACAGTACTACGACGGTGTACCATTCGTCACACAGTGTCCGATTCAGCAGGGCAACACCTTCCG TTACCAATGGACAGGAAATGCGGGAACACACTTCTGGCATGCACATACCGGTCTGCAGAAGCTGGACGGTCTGTACGGCAGCATCGTCGTACGTCAGCCACCATCGCGCGATCCCAACTCACATCTGTACGATTTCGATCTGACCACGCACATTATGCTGGTAAGCGACTGGCTGCACGAGGACGCCGCTGAGCGTTATCCGGGTCGTCTGGCTGTTAACACCGGTCAGGATCCTGAGTCGCTGCTGATCAACGGTAAGGGTCAGTTCCGTGATCCGAACACCGGCTTCATGACGAACACGCCGCTGGAAATCTTCACCATCACGCCCGGACGTCGGTATCGGTTCCGCATGATCAACGCCTTTGCCTCCGTCTGTCCGGCCCAGGTTACCATCGAGGGACACGCACTCACGGTCATCGCTACCGACGGTGAGCCGGTACATCCGGTGCAAGTTAACACCATTATCTCGTTCTCAG GAGAACGTTACGATTTCGTCATCACCGCAGACCAACCGGTCGGTGCGTACTGGATCCAGCTGAGAGGACTCGGCGAATGCGGTATCAAGCGTGCACAGCAGCTGGCCATCCTTCGGTATGCCCGTGGACCGTACCAACCAGCCTCACCGCCACCAACGTACGATGTCGGTCTTCCGCAGGGCGTT GTCATGAATCCACTCGACGCTCAGTGCAATGTCCAGCGGGACGATGCCATCTGTGTGAGCCAGTTGAAGAACGCGAAGGAAATTGACCGTGCGCTGCTGCAGGAAAAACCGGACGTTAAGATTTTCCTACCGTTCCGCTTCTATCTCTACCGCCCGGAGGAACTCTTCCAGCCGAACACGTACAACCGATTCCTTG TCGCTCCCACTGGTGATCATGTCATTTCGCTGATCGACGAGATTTCGTATCTGTCTGCACCGGCCCCACTACTGTCACAGTTCGACGACATCAATCCGGAGCAGTTCTGTAACGGTGACAATCGACCGGCCGATTGTGGTGCTAACTGTATGTGTACCCACAAGGTCGACATACCGCTGAATGCCATCGTGGAGGTCGTTCTTGTCGATGAAG TCCAACAACCGAATTTGAGCCATCCGTTCCATCTGCACGGTTACGCGTACAACGTGATCGGTATCGGCCGCTCACCGGACTCGAACGTCAAGAAGATCAACTTGAAGCATGCGCTCGATCTCGATCGGCGCGGTTTGCTTCACAGGCAGTACAATCTGCCACCGCTCAAGGACACTATTGCCGTGCCGAACAATGGTTACGTCGTGTTGCGATTCCGTGCCGACAATCCAG GATTCTGGCTGTTCCATTGTCACTTCCTGTTCCACATCGTGATAGGAATGAACCTGATCCTGCAGGTCGGCACGCTTGCCGATCTACCACCGGTGCCACCGAACTTCCCTACGTGCGGTGATCATTTACCACCGATTAACTGA